A window of the Gasterosteus aculeatus chromosome 21, fGasAcu3.hap1.1, whole genome shotgun sequence genome harbors these coding sequences:
- the unm_hu7910 gene encoding uncharacterized protein unm_hu7910 isoform X6 → MQRYRHYGTSFPPEPSPAPVEEISAEEEVYTEEEVYTEEEVYGEEAEPLIQEEAEPVVQQTGVKEEEASQTKEEVQPIVQETGRKGRDLFPPEAPQHTFEGFSCCSTVNKSLHAIKDLVHTEASCEVKEGKTAVESKNGKSSERGGGEGGGGTGTKYSMFTWFVVLALLGVWSSVAVVYFEVVDYDSVMGKLTAYDTDGDGDFDVEDAKVLLDEKKLRASAHRLRKVEEASAGENSTREPPVRGARLRSALREELRVIHQKMEAKRIARIVLAEIKAFLAEEEEEKEKDWALKMRMLEAAQEQLREESRRRKEWIEEDKAQEERMEKEMVEKDRMEEDKAQEERMEEEKEKITKERDEKERLEKERVARETERLEKERVARETERLEKERVARETERLEKERVAKERERLEKERVAKERERLEKERVATERERLEKERVARETERLEKERVAKERERLEKERVARETERLEKERVAKERERLEKERVARETERLEKERVARETERLEKERVAKERERLEKERVARERERLEKERVARETERLEKERVAKERERLEKERVARETERLEKERVARETERLEKERVARERERLEKERVARETERLEKERVAKERERLEKERVAKERERLEKERVAKERERLEKERVAKERERLEKERVAKERERLEKERVAKERERLEKERVAKERERLEKERVAKERERLEKERVARETERLEKERVAKERERLEKERVAKERERLEKERVAKERERLEKERVAKERERLEKERVAKERERLEKERVARETERLEKERVARETERLEKERVAKERERLEKERVARERERLEKERVAKERERLEKERVARERERLEKERVAKERERLENERVAKERERLEKERVARETERLEKERVARERERLEKERVAKERERLEKERVAKERERLEKERVARARLEKQRVESEHIAKERSRVAQEKQRAEKDRFERERVSREQKESEAAREKDGVPQGRTERPRLAREKAARDKMEAERPAKVEPRKRELLEGKSNSSQTTASAIRREKMAVGGKKN, encoded by the exons ATGCAGCGCTACCGCCACTATGGCACCTCCTTCCCCCCCGAACCCTCCCCAGCTCCCGTAGAGGAGATCAGTGCCGAGGAGGAGGTGTACACTGAGGAGGAGGTTTACACTGAGGAGGAGGTGTatggggaggaggcggagccgctgatacaggaggaggcggagcctgtgGTCCAACAGACAG GtgtaaaagaggaggaggcctcGCAGAcgaaggaggaggtgcagcccATCGTCCAGGAGACGGGTAGGAAAG GACGAGACCTTTTCCCTCCAGAAGCTCCTCAACACACTTTTGAAGGGTTCTCCTGCTGCTCTACTGTCAACAAATCTCTTCATGCGATAAAAGACCTCGTCCACACTGAAGCATCgtgtgaggtcaaag AGGGGAAGACGGCGGTGGAGAGCAAGAATGGAAAGAGTtcagagcgaggaggaggagaaggaggaggaggaaccggaACCAAGTACTCCATGTTCACCTGGTTCGTGGTCCTGGCTCTGCTGGGGGTCTGGAGCTCCGTGGCCGTGGTCTACTTCGAGGTGGTGGACTACGACAGCGTCATGG gcAAGCTGACGGCCTATGACACCGATGGAGACGGAGACTTCGACGTTGAAGACGCCAAAGTTCTGCTCG ATGAGAAGAAGTTAAGAGCTTCTGCTCACCGGCTGAGAAAAG TGGAGGAGGCTTCTGCTGGAGAGAACTCCACCAGAG AGCCGCCGGTCAGAGGAGCCCGGCTGCGCTCCGCCCTGAGGGAGGAGCTCAGGGTCATCCACCAAAAGATGGAGGCCAAGAGGATCGCTCGCATCGTCCTGGCCGAGATCAAGGCCTTCCtcgccgaggaagaggaggagaaggagaaagactgGGCGCTGAAGATGAGGATGCTGGAGGCCGCGCAGGAGCAGCttagggaggagagcaggaggagaaaggaatGGATCGAGGAGGACAAGGCccaagaggagaggatggagaaggagatggtTGAGAAGGACAGAATGGAGGAGGACAAGGCccaagaggagaggatggaggaggagaaagagaagatcactaaagagagagatgaaaaagaaagacttgagaaggaacgagtcgctaGAGAAACCGAGagactagagaaggaacgagtcgctaGAGAAACCGAGagactagagaaggaacgagtcgctaGAGAAACCGAGagactagagaaggaacgagtcgctaaggaaagagagcgactagagaaggaacgagtcgctaaggaaagagagcgactagagaaggaacgagtcgctaCGGAAAGAGAGCgactagagaaggaacgagtcgctaGAGAAACCGAGagactagagaaggaacgagtcgctaaggaaagagagagactagagaaggaacgagtcgctaGAGAAACCGAGagactagagaaggaacgagtcgctaaggaaagagaaagactagagaaggaacgagtcgctaGAGAAACCGAGagactagagaaggaacgagtcgctaGAGAAACCGAGagactagagaaggaacgagtcgctaaggaaagagagcgactagagaaggaacgagtcgctagagaaagagagagactagagaaggaacgagtcgctaGAGAAACCGAGagactagagaaggaacgagtcgctaaggaaagagagagactagagaaggaacgagtcgctaGAGAAACCGAGagactagagaaggaacgagtcgctaGAGAAACCGAGagactagagaaggaacgagtcgctagagaaagagagagactagagaaggaacgagtcgctaGAGAAACCGAGagactagagaaggaacgagtcgctaaggaaagagagcgactagagaaggaacgagtcgctaaggaaagagagcgactagagaaggaacgagtcgctaaggaaagagagcgactagagaaggaacgagtcgctaaggaaagagagagactagagaaggaacgagtcgctaaggaaagagagcgactagagaaggaacgagtcgctaaggaaagagagcgactagagaaggaacgagtcgctaaggaaagagagcgactagagaaggaacgagtcgctaaggaaagagagcgactagagaaggaacgagtcgctaGAGAAACCGAGagactagagaaggaacgagtcgctaaggaaagagagcgactagagaaggaacgagtcgctaaggaaagagagcgactagagaaggaacgagtcgctaaggaaagagagcgactagagaaggaacgagtcgctaaggaaagagagcgactagagaaggaacgagtcgctaaggaaagagagcgactagagaaggaacgagtcgctaGAGAAACCGAGagactagagaaggaacgagtcgctaGAGAAACCGAGagactagagaaggaacgagtcgctaaggaaagagagcgactagagaaggaacgagtcgctagagaaagagagagactagagaaggaacgagtcgctaaggaaagagagcgactagagaaggaacgagtcgctagagaaagagagagactagagaaggaacgagtcgctaaGGAAAGAGAGCGACTAGAGAATGAACGAGTCGCTAAGGAAAGAGAAagactagagaaggaacgagtcgctaGAGAAACCGAGagactagagaaggaacgagtcgctagagaaagagagagactagagaaggaacgagtcgctaaggaaagagaaagactagagaaggaacgagtcgctaaggaaagagagcgactagagaaggaacgagtcgctaGAGCGAGACTAGAGAAGCAGAGGGTGGAGAGCGAGCATATCGCTAAGGAAAGGTCCCGAGTCGCTCAGGAGAAGCAGAGGGCGGAGAAGGACAGATTTGAGAGGGAACGAGTTTCCCgggagcagaaggagagcgAGGCGGCCCGGGAGAAGGACGGAGTCCCGcaggggaggacggagaggcCGCGGCTCGCCAGAGAGAAGGCTGCCCGGGACAAGATGGAGGCGGAGAGGCCGGCGAAGGTAGAACCGAGGAAACGGGAGCTCCTGGAGGGGAAGTCCAACTCGTCCCAGACGACCGCGTCGGCGATCCGGAGGGAGAAGATGGCCGTCGGTGGGAAGAAGAATTGA
- the unm_hu7910 gene encoding uncharacterized protein unm_hu7910 isoform X5 translates to MQRYRHYGTSFPPEPSPAPVEEISAEEEVYTEEEVYTEEEVYGEEAEPLIQEEAEPVVQQTGVKEEEASQTKEEVQPIVQETGRKGRDLFPPEAPQHTFEGFSCCSTVNKSLHAIKDLVHTEASCEVKEGKTAVESKNGKSSERGGGEGGGGTGTKYSMFTWFVVLALLGVWSSVAVVYFEVVDYDSVMGKLTAYDTDGDGDFDVEDAKVLLDEKKLRASAHRLRKDETLEESHQEIKLPEVEEASAGENSTREPPVRGARLRSALREELRVIHQKMEAKRIARIVLAEIKAFLAEEEEEKEKDWALKMRMLEAAQEQLREESRRRKEWIEEDKAQEERMEKEMVEKDRMEEDKAQEERMEEEKEKITKERDEKERLEKERVARETERLEKERVARETERLEKERVARETERLEKERVAKERERLEKERVAKERERLEKERVATERERLEKERVARETERLEKERVAKERERLEKERVARETERLEKERVAKERERLEKERVARETERLEKERVARETERLEKERVAKERERLEKERVARERERLEKERVARETERLEKERVAKERERLEKERVARETERLEKERVARETERLEKERVARERERLEKERVARETERLEKERVAKERERLEKERVAKERERLEKERVAKERERLEKERVAKERERLEKERVAKERERLEKERVAKERERLEKERVAKERERLEKERVAKERERLEKERVARETERLEKERVAKERERLEKERVAKERERLEKERVAKERERLEKERVAKERERLEKERVAKERERLEKERVARETERLEKERVARETERLEKERVAKERERLEKERVARERERLEKERVAKERERLEKERVARERERLEKERVAKERERLENERVAKERERLEKERVARETERLEKERVARERERLEKERVAKERERLEKERVAKERERLEKERVARARLEKQRVESEHIAKERSRVAQEKQRAEKDRFERERVSREQKESEAAREKDGVPQGRTERPRLAREKAARDKMEAERPAKVEPRKRELLEGKSNSSQTTASAIRREKMAVGGKKN, encoded by the exons ATGCAGCGCTACCGCCACTATGGCACCTCCTTCCCCCCCGAACCCTCCCCAGCTCCCGTAGAGGAGATCAGTGCCGAGGAGGAGGTGTACACTGAGGAGGAGGTTTACACTGAGGAGGAGGTGTatggggaggaggcggagccgctgatacaggaggaggcggagcctgtgGTCCAACAGACAG GtgtaaaagaggaggaggcctcGCAGAcgaaggaggaggtgcagcccATCGTCCAGGAGACGGGTAGGAAAG GACGAGACCTTTTCCCTCCAGAAGCTCCTCAACACACTTTTGAAGGGTTCTCCTGCTGCTCTACTGTCAACAAATCTCTTCATGCGATAAAAGACCTCGTCCACACTGAAGCATCgtgtgaggtcaaag AGGGGAAGACGGCGGTGGAGAGCAAGAATGGAAAGAGTtcagagcgaggaggaggagaaggaggaggaggaaccggaACCAAGTACTCCATGTTCACCTGGTTCGTGGTCCTGGCTCTGCTGGGGGTCTGGAGCTCCGTGGCCGTGGTCTACTTCGAGGTGGTGGACTACGACAGCGTCATGG gcAAGCTGACGGCCTATGACACCGATGGAGACGGAGACTTCGACGTTGAAGACGCCAAAGTTCTGCTCG ATGAGAAGAAGTTAAGAGCTTCTGCTCACCGGCTGAGAAAAG ACGAGACGTTAGAAGAATCCCATCAGGAGATTAAACTCCCAGAAG TGGAGGAGGCTTCTGCTGGAGAGAACTCCACCAGAG AGCCGCCGGTCAGAGGAGCCCGGCTGCGCTCCGCCCTGAGGGAGGAGCTCAGGGTCATCCACCAAAAGATGGAGGCCAAGAGGATCGCTCGCATCGTCCTGGCCGAGATCAAGGCCTTCCtcgccgaggaagaggaggagaaggagaaagactgGGCGCTGAAGATGAGGATGCTGGAGGCCGCGCAGGAGCAGCttagggaggagagcaggaggagaaaggaatGGATCGAGGAGGACAAGGCccaagaggagaggatggagaaggagatggtTGAGAAGGACAGAATGGAGGAGGACAAGGCccaagaggagaggatggaggaggagaaagagaagatcactaaagagagagatgaaaaagaaagacttgagaaggaacgagtcgctaGAGAAACCGAGagactagagaaggaacgagtcgctaGAGAAACCGAGagactagagaaggaacgagtcgctaGAGAAACCGAGagactagagaaggaacgagtcgctaaggaaagagagcgactagagaaggaacgagtcgctaaggaaagagagcgactagagaaggaacgagtcgctaCGGAAAGAGAGCgactagagaaggaacgagtcgctaGAGAAACCGAGagactagagaaggaacgagtcgctaaggaaagagagagactagagaaggaacgagtcgctaGAGAAACCGAGagactagagaaggaacgagtcgctaaggaaagagaaagactagagaaggaacgagtcgctaGAGAAACCGAGagactagagaaggaacgagtcgctaGAGAAACCGAGagactagagaaggaacgagtcgctaaggaaagagagcgactagagaaggaacgagtcgctagagaaagagagagactagagaaggaacgagtcgctaGAGAAACCGAGagactagagaaggaacgagtcgctaaggaaagagagagactagagaaggaacgagtcgctaGAGAAACCGAGagactagagaaggaacgagtcgctaGAGAAACCGAGagactagagaaggaacgagtcgctagagaaagagagagactagagaaggaacgagtcgctaGAGAAACCGAGagactagagaaggaacgagtcgctaaggaaagagagcgactagagaaggaacgagtcgctaaggaaagagagcgactagagaaggaacgagtcgctaaggaaagagagcgactagagaaggaacgagtcgctaaggaaagagagagactagagaaggaacgagtcgctaaggaaagagagcgactagagaaggaacgagtcgctaaggaaagagagcgactagagaaggaacgagtcgctaaggaaagagagcgactagagaaggaacgagtcgctaaggaaagagagcgactagagaaggaacgagtcgctaGAGAAACCGAGagactagagaaggaacgagtcgctaaggaaagagagcgactagagaaggaacgagtcgctaaggaaagagagcgactagagaaggaacgagtcgctaaggaaagagagcgactagagaaggaacgagtcgctaaggaaagagagcgactagagaaggaacgagtcgctaaggaaagagagcgactagagaaggaacgagtcgctaGAGAAACCGAGagactagagaaggaacgagtcgctaGAGAAACCGAGagactagagaaggaacgagtcgctaaggaaagagagcgactagagaaggaacgagtcgctagagaaagagagagactagagaaggaacgagtcgctaaggaaagagagcgactagagaaggaacgagtcgctagagaaagagagagactagagaaggaacgagtcgctaaGGAAAGAGAGCGACTAGAGAATGAACGAGTCGCTAAGGAAAGAGAAagactagagaaggaacgagtcgctaGAGAAACCGAGagactagagaaggaacgagtcgctagagaaagagagagactagagaaggaacgagtcgctaaggaaagagaaagactagagaaggaacgagtcgctaaggaaagagagcgactagagaaggaacgagtcgctaGAGCGAGACTAGAGAAGCAGAGGGTGGAGAGCGAGCATATCGCTAAGGAAAGGTCCCGAGTCGCTCAGGAGAAGCAGAGGGCGGAGAAGGACAGATTTGAGAGGGAACGAGTTTCCCgggagcagaaggagagcgAGGCGGCCCGGGAGAAGGACGGAGTCCCGcaggggaggacggagaggcCGCGGCTCGCCAGAGAGAAGGCTGCCCGGGACAAGATGGAGGCGGAGAGGCCGGCGAAGGTAGAACCGAGGAAACGGGAGCTCCTGGAGGGGAAGTCCAACTCGTCCCAGACGACCGCGTCGGCGATCCGGAGGGAGAAGATGGCCGTCGGTGGGAAGAAGAATTGA
- the unm_hu7910 gene encoding uncharacterized protein unm_hu7910 isoform X7, which translates to MQRYRHYGTSFPPEPSPAPVEEISAEEEVYTEEEVYTEEEVYGEEAEPLIQEEAEPVVQQTGVKEEEASQTKEEVQPIVQETGRKEGKTAVESKNGKSSERGGGEGGGGTGTKYSMFTWFVVLALLGVWSSVAVVYFEVVDYDSVMARAKQFRMNFSEVLQGKLTAYDTDGDGDFDVEDAKVLLDEKKLRASAHRLRKEDETLEESHQEIKLPEVEEASAGENSTREPPVRGARLRSALREELRVIHQKMEAKRIARIVLAEIKAFLAEEEEEKEKDWALKMRMLEAAQEQLREESRRRKEWIEEDKAQEERMEKEMVEKDRMEEDKAQEERMEEEKEKITKERDEKERLEKERVARETERLEKERVARETERLEKERVARETERLEKERVAKERERLEKERVAKERERLEKERVATERERLEKERVARETERLEKERVAKERERLEKERVARETERLEKERVAKERERLEKERVARETERLEKERVARETERLEKERVAKERERLEKERVARERERLEKERVARETERLEKERVAKERERLEKERVARETERLEKERVARETERLEKERVARERERLEKERVARETERLEKERVAKERERLEKERVAKERERLEKERVAKERERLEKERVAKERERLEKERVAKERERLEKERVAKERERLEKERVAKERERLEKERVAKERERLEKERVARETERLEKERVAKERERLEKERVAKERERLEKERVAKERERLEKERVAKERERLEKERVAKERERLEKERVARETERLEKERVARETERLEKERVAKERERLEKERVARERERLEKERVAKERERLEKERVARERERLEKERVAKERERLENERVAKERERLEKERVARETERLEKERVARERERLEKERVAKERERLEKERVAKERERLEKERVARARLEKQRVESEHIAKERSRVAQEKQRAEKDRFERERVSREQKESEAAREKDGVPQGRTERPRLAREKAARDKMEAERPAKVEPRKRELLEGKSNSSQTTASAIRREKMAVGGKKN; encoded by the exons ATGCAGCGCTACCGCCACTATGGCACCTCCTTCCCCCCCGAACCCTCCCCAGCTCCCGTAGAGGAGATCAGTGCCGAGGAGGAGGTGTACACTGAGGAGGAGGTTTACACTGAGGAGGAGGTGTatggggaggaggcggagccgctgatacaggaggaggcggagcctgtgGTCCAACAGACAG GtgtaaaagaggaggaggcctcGCAGAcgaaggaggaggtgcagcccATCGTCCAGGAGACGGGTAGGAAAG AGGGGAAGACGGCGGTGGAGAGCAAGAATGGAAAGAGTtcagagcgaggaggaggagaaggaggaggaggaaccggaACCAAGTACTCCATGTTCACCTGGTTCGTGGTCCTGGCTCTGCTGGGGGTCTGGAGCTCCGTGGCCGTGGTCTACTTCGAGGTGGTGGACTACGACAGCGTCATGG CCAGAGCGAAGCAGTTTCGTATGAACTTTTCAGAAGTTCTGCAAG gcAAGCTGACGGCCTATGACACCGATGGAGACGGAGACTTCGACGTTGAAGACGCCAAAGTTCTGCTCG ATGAGAAGAAGTTAAGAGCTTCTGCTCACCGGCTGAGAAAAG AAGACGAGACGTTAGAAGAATCCCATCAGGAGATTAAACTCCCAGAAG TGGAGGAGGCTTCTGCTGGAGAGAACTCCACCAGAG AGCCGCCGGTCAGAGGAGCCCGGCTGCGCTCCGCCCTGAGGGAGGAGCTCAGGGTCATCCACCAAAAGATGGAGGCCAAGAGGATCGCTCGCATCGTCCTGGCCGAGATCAAGGCCTTCCtcgccgaggaagaggaggagaaggagaaagactgGGCGCTGAAGATGAGGATGCTGGAGGCCGCGCAGGAGCAGCttagggaggagagcaggaggagaaaggaatGGATCGAGGAGGACAAGGCccaagaggagaggatggagaaggagatggtTGAGAAGGACAGAATGGAGGAGGACAAGGCccaagaggagaggatggaggaggagaaagagaagatcactaaagagagagatgaaaaagaaagacttgagaaggaacgagtcgctaGAGAAACCGAGagactagagaaggaacgagtcgctaGAGAAACCGAGagactagagaaggaacgagtcgctaGAGAAACCGAGagactagagaaggaacgagtcgctaaggaaagagagcgactagagaaggaacgagtcgctaaggaaagagagcgactagagaaggaacgagtcgctaCGGAAAGAGAGCgactagagaaggaacgagtcgctaGAGAAACCGAGagactagagaaggaacgagtcgctaaggaaagagagagactagagaaggaacgagtcgctaGAGAAACCGAGagactagagaaggaacgagtcgctaaggaaagagaaagactagagaaggaacgagtcgctaGAGAAACCGAGagactagagaaggaacgagtcgctaGAGAAACCGAGagactagagaaggaacgagtcgctaaggaaagagagcgactagagaaggaacgagtcgctagagaaagagagagactagagaaggaacgagtcgctaGAGAAACCGAGagactagagaaggaacgagtcgctaaggaaagagagagactagagaaggaacgagtcgctaGAGAAACCGAGagactagagaaggaacgagtcgctaGAGAAACCGAGagactagagaaggaacgagtcgctagagaaagagagagactagagaaggaacgagtcgctaGAGAAACCGAGagactagagaaggaacgagtcgctaaggaaagagagcgactagagaaggaacgagtcgctaaggaaagagagcgactagagaaggaacgagtcgctaaggaaagagagcgactagagaaggaacgagtcgctaaggaaagagagagactagagaaggaacgagtcgctaaggaaagagagcgactagagaaggaacgagtcgctaaggaaagagagcgactagagaaggaacgagtcgctaaggaaagagagcgactagagaaggaacgagtcgctaaggaaagagagcgactagagaaggaacgagtcgctaGAGAAACCGAGagactagagaaggaacgagtcgctaaggaaagagagcgactagagaaggaacgagtcgctaaggaaagagagcgactagagaaggaacgagtcgctaaggaaagagagcgactagagaaggaacgagtcgctaaggaaagagagcgactagagaaggaacgagtcgctaaggaaagagagcgactagagaaggaacgagtcgctaGAGAAACCGAGagactagagaaggaacgagtcgctaGAGAAACCGAGagactagagaaggaacgagtcgctaaggaaagagagcgactagagaaggaacgagtcgctagagaaagagagagactagagaaggaacgagtcgctaaggaaagagagcgactagagaaggaacgagtcgctagagaaagagagagactagagaaggaacgagtcgctaaGGAAAGAGAGCGACTAGAGAATGAACGAGTCGCTAAGGAAAGAGAAagactagagaaggaacgagtcgctaGAGAAACCGAGagactagagaaggaacgagtcgctagagaaagagagagactagagaaggaacgagtcgctaaggaaagagaaagactagagaaggaacgagtcgctaaggaaagagagcgactagagaaggaacgagtcgctaGAGCGAGACTAGAGAAGCAGAGGGTGGAGAGCGAGCATATCGCTAAGGAAAGGTCCCGAGTCGCTCAGGAGAAGCAGAGGGCGGAGAAGGACAGATTTGAGAGGGAACGAGTTTCCCgggagcagaaggagagcgAGGCGGCCCGGGAGAAGGACGGAGTCCCGcaggggaggacggagaggcCGCGGCTCGCCAGAGAGAAGGCTGCCCGGGACAAGATGGAGGCGGAGAGGCCGGCGAAGGTAGAACCGAGGAAACGGGAGCTCCTGGAGGGGAAGTCCAACTCGTCCCAGACGACCGCGTCGGCGATCCGGAGGGAGAAGATGGCCGTCGGTGGGAAGAAGAATTGA